The Setaria viridis chromosome 6, Setaria_viridis_v4.0, whole genome shotgun sequence genome includes the window TTAGCTAGATGTGTGCACTGGGCTAATTCCCAGCTGATCTATCTAATTAACTGAAACACTGATAACCTCCTCTTGCATGTCAAGTTTAAATTATCATTTTTCTGCTGCAATGAGTGATAGTCTTGCATATCAGTTGTCAGAAAACCTGCTGTAAGAGTGCCTGTAAAACAATTCAGACTTCATTTTTTATCATTGATAGTCTAATACTGCATGTTGGCTTTGATTACCAGTCGCCAGTCTGTTTTCATGAGATTACCTTCAATCTACAAGAGCATGTCACTACCTGGAAACTACAAGGCACTGCAAGGAATATGTAGGTGCATCTTACCTTTGCAttcttaaaattttagcaagaATCAGGACAAGAAGTAGGGGTCAGTAACTATAAACATCCCAATAATTAACAAGCTGTGTGCTGTTTGTGGCCTCTCTTCGCTGAGACACTGACCAAGCTGAAAAGGTAGATAGCCATCACTACTGCAGGTAAGCATCTGCGTTTCAAATATACCCTGCTATTTCGCGCAGGAATAGATATGACCAGAATGCAAATTGAACAATGGAGTATACTGCTTGATGCAGCTAGAATTATAATGTTGTTTAGGTAGGTGTCTTTTCATCCTGACTCTCCATGGTTCTCTCAGGAAAGCATGAGCATGAGAAAAATAGGTGGATATTAAAAAGCTGGTAGGTGACTGGCATTTTAGGGTTCAATCGCTATCTATATGTGTTTAGAAGTTTTGTTTATCATTATGAAACTTTCATTGAAGTTTAAATTGGATTACTGCCACATATGATGAATAGCTTTGACAGCTTTGCTCTTTTTGTGTGGAAGGGATCAAATGGCAGAGGACACTTTGTTTTTGTAACAAATCTTGCTCCATGTTCTGGAGTAAGGATTCACTTGTTGCCAGAAAAGCATCATTTACCTGTGGAAAATGAACTACCTGCCAGTAAAAAGATATATTGGAAGTTACGTCGAAGATGGTCCAAATTCCTGCAGGACCTGCTCCAAAAAAGGTGATGTTTTCAACTTGTTCACCTAATCATTCTTATTTTCCTACATTCTGTCATTAATTGTTTTGTCTGTGGAATTTGGGTAGACATTAGTACATTACACTGGTTATCTTTGTAGTGTGCtgcttacattacagacagtaCAGTTGAGGACAACTAAAATCAGTGTCTTTTCTTACTGTTAACTGCAATGTCTATGCCTCATTTTTGTATAGTATGTTAGGCCAGTCCATGAACTTGATTCTTGGATTTTCATACAGATCTTGAACAACGCtaatttaggaaaaaaaatcgtAATCAGCTGTTCTCTTTTCATATTACAATATTGTAATGCTAATCAGCTCGTGACCAGCTCATACTTTCAAAAGGTTACATTCAGATTAGAAAATTGAAGTGCAGAAGTTTTATAGTCTATTACtctattcaattttttttttcatacctGAAACATTGGCAAGCTTATATCGTACATCCACCtcaatatttggtgcataaaccAATTGGTTTGGTTGAGTGAGTCATCTAGTACACGGAAGAATGCTGATCAAAGATTGGATCGGATCATCAGTGCGATGACACAACCTCTCAACCAAGCAAATAGTACCAGAAGTAGTTTCTCCTCTTTTATTGTTTCAGCAACAAATCGTTGACAGGGGACAGCAACAAATCGTTGAGTACAGAAACACGCATGGTACGCATTAACAGTAATAACAAATCAAAGAATCAATGCAATTCTAAAACTAATGACAGATAATTCATCAGCCTTAAGCTGATGAATGATGAACTGGACGCGTCGCCGAGCACTGATGACGATATGATCCTGCAGAGGCCAACCCGATCGTCCCACCATGCATCCAGCGACAAAAAGCTACTCTATCATCAGTCTATTATAATCATCCTGATCTTGctatcgccggcgccggcgccggccgccgcctcctgctgctgcttcggcGCCCTCttggcgccacccgccgccgccttggcctGCAGCGCGCGTGCCACGACGGCCCGCATGATCCCTAGCTGCCTCTCGtgctccgccacctcctccatccCCATCGCCGACACGtcccgcgccaccgcccgccggatCCTCCGCACCACCCGCGCATCCCGCGTGGCGCCGACGAACTCGTGgtgcaccgcgccgccgccgccgggccggaACGCGACGGCGCGCACGTCCACGCCGAACTCCAGCGCCACGCCCCGGGCCTCCGCCAGAAGCTCCCCGTGCTTCGCCTCGAacagcgcctccgcctcctgccGCTGCAGGCTCGCGCCGGTGGCCATGGCTCCTCTCGTTGATCGGGACCTCGCGCTCGATCGCTCCGGCGGCGTCTCCCTACGCGATGATGATCAAGATCACCTGGCGTATGCGCCCGTGTATATATAGCTTCTCCCATTAGTTGCTCCGAGTCGGATCTGATTAATCACGAGATTAGTTTGGTTTTCGACTGTGATTAGCAGCTAATATTCCTTGTTAAGAGTTAACATTCCTTATTAAGAGTCACGatcatatttttatttatttatacagGGATGGGGGAAAAAACACCAGAGACGGGGGAACACTGGAAGAAGGCCGGCCAGTCAGGCGTCGGTCTGGCCCACCACAGTCTGTGGGCTGGTTGGGCCCTCCAAGGCCCATTCCAGGATGGAGGTCAGCCTGGCCCAACAAAACTTCGCCTTCCTCTTCGCCTGCgtgctgctgcctcttcttgGTGGCCGACGGGGCACGACATCACAcaagggggagggaggagaggagagggagagaggggaggggggattCGCCATGGACATCATCACGCAGCTGCAGGAGCAGCTCAGCGAGATCGCCATGCTGGCCGTCAACACCTTCGGCACGCTGCAGAGGgacgcgccgcccgaccgcctctCCACCAGCTACCCGGACCCGCTCAACCCCAACCCTAAGCCCGAGGAGGACGCCAAGCCCCAGGTCCAGGCCCCGCCCGGCGCGGCCCCGGCGCAGGCGcagccacccgcgccgccgcagccgcccgcGCTCGACCTCGCCGAGCAACCCAAGGCCATGAGCCACGCCCTCGTCCTCGCCGCCAAGAAGGTACAGTACCCTGTCGCCCCTCACTTCGCGGCCTCGCCACCTGCTCGATCAAATGTCCGCCCGGGGATTCCTCATTCGCTTTGTGTTGTTACTGCGAAAATGCGAGGGCAGGGATCTGGGTGTAGTTTATCATGTCATTGACTACGGTCTGTGGCTGCAGACTGAAGGTCTAGTTACTGTATTAAACTTTTGCTTTATTCTGCTTCTGTGGAGCACTGATTACAAAACCAAGTCTTCACCAATGAAACTGTGTTGCCACTCACTggttttagggggtgtttggatgtctggactaatttttagttcgggtcacatcggatgtttggataccaattagaaagactaaacgtgagctaattataaaactaattgcacaagtcgtgactaattcacgagacgaatctattaaacctaattaatccatgattagcacatatttactgtagcacaacatgagctaatcatggactaattaggatcaataggttcgtcttgcgaattagtcatgacttatgcaattagttttacaattagctcatatttgcatgTCCTAAATAGCATCAAAACattggactaaactttagctgtgGAGCTCCAAACGGGTTTGCTACGATTTCCACAGGCAATAGAATGATTAGTGGCGCTATAGTTCTGGTTCCAAGAAAAGGACTAATCCTTTCTTCGTGCGTATGTTCTGTCCATCTGAAAAGCATATGTTGAATTGCGACCTTAGCAATTACCAATTGCTTTCAACTTTATTCTTTTCCCACAGAGGAATAATTATGGTCTTTCTATGCAGTTTGATGCACTTGTTGCGGCGTTGCCACTGTCATCAGAAGAGGATCAGTTGAAAAGAATCCAAGAGCTGCAGGTAGGTACCAGA containing:
- the LOC117861478 gene encoding mediator of RNA polymerase II transcription subunit 21, with the protein product MDIITQLQEQLSEIAMLAVNTFGTLQRDAPPDRLSTSYPDPLNPNPKPEEDAKPQVQAPPGAAPAQAQPPAPPQPPALDLAEQPKAMSHALVLAAKKFDALVAALPLSSEEDQLKRIQELQAENEVVGLELQKQLEAAELELKQVEVLFNEATDNCINLKKPE